In the Halodesulfovibrio sp. genome, one interval contains:
- the rdgB gene encoding RdgB/HAM1 family non-canonical purine NTP pyrophosphatase, translated as MEKIIVLATRNAGKIAELEKTLSEYGLTVKGLDAYPEIGEIVEDGVTFEENSLIKARTVAQLTGHVAVADDSGLEVDALDKAPGVYSARYSDDTLNLKGETRDKRNNEKLLMELSGIPHEKRTARFRCVMSACAPSGECITASGAWEGFIGTEEVGDNGFGYDPLFIDAADGSVSALLSREAKNARSHRGNALAALLSQWDDFWKEHGK; from the coding sequence ATGGAAAAAATTATTGTGCTTGCAACTCGCAACGCAGGAAAAATTGCTGAGCTTGAAAAAACACTCAGCGAGTACGGTCTCACCGTAAAAGGGCTTGATGCCTACCCTGAGATTGGTGAAATTGTTGAAGATGGTGTTACCTTTGAAGAAAATTCTCTTATCAAGGCGCGTACTGTTGCGCAGCTGACAGGGCATGTTGCAGTAGCAGATGACTCTGGATTGGAAGTTGATGCCTTAGATAAAGCTCCCGGTGTGTATTCTGCTCGCTACAGTGATGATACCCTAAATTTAAAGGGTGAAACACGCGACAAGCGAAACAACGAGAAACTGCTTATGGAGCTTTCCGGTATTCCGCATGAAAAGAGAACAGCACGTTTTCGTTGTGTGATGTCTGCATGTGCACCGTCCGGTGAATGCATTACTGCATCAGGTGCATGGGAAGGCTTTATCGGTACTGAAGAAGTGGGCGATAACGGTTTTGGATACGACCCTCTCTTTATTGATGCTGCTGATGGGTCTGTTTCTGCGTTGCTCAGCCGTGAAGCAAAAAATGCCCGTTCGCATCGAGGTAACGCATTAGCTGCGTTGCTTTCTCAGTGGGATGATTTTTGGAAAGAGCATGGCAAATAA
- a CDS encoding PAS domain-containing sensor histidine kinase, with product MKIKQYFETGKDIFTTLNVATVGYRDSYRELLMHLFSTTVPDGLVRIKILAIACAPYNELPGLMSLDGVAFYDSVEELCENIADVNIVFDLSEEGEYIEKVKQCAPKNVSVVGGDAMLLFRKTVIDPEPLEIKACDLDRALGLFSTFVDKAEEEFWLLDKEGVVLDANSVVLNRERDEEFEGTHEKLVNNVLLYALQPGNAVTESINTARRTDQVVTNVTSDGELQYFGLSAYPVVKRDGTVRSVILTRRDITENYFMVRNLQQTEKLAAVGEMSAFVAHEIRNPLFAIGGFANALLKQNHLEGGDRKKIEIIFNESKRLEKILKIILNFARPAHGSDGEVDVNEVIMEALGLLRLKFEAQGGIVISNLSEKVAKVRGNPDQVKQCVINGIKNGFEAMPHGGTLKVETTLSADNWVIVRIIDSGEGIPDDVREHIFNPFFSTKSGGTGLGLAMTKKIIEDMGGKVKLRSKPYKGTMLAFYLPPISLNPPKPPKQETKGSEDDTGNVGFFGGPAEYIP from the coding sequence GTGAAGATTAAGCAATATTTTGAAACAGGCAAAGACATATTCACAACGCTGAACGTTGCAACTGTCGGGTATCGCGATTCCTACCGAGAGTTGTTAATGCATCTGTTTTCTACAACAGTGCCGGACGGCTTGGTGCGAATCAAAATTTTAGCTATTGCCTGTGCGCCGTATAATGAGTTGCCCGGTCTTATGTCTCTTGACGGTGTGGCGTTCTATGACAGTGTTGAGGAGCTATGCGAGAATATAGCAGATGTCAATATAGTCTTCGACCTTTCAGAGGAAGGTGAATATATTGAAAAGGTTAAGCAATGTGCTCCGAAAAATGTGTCGGTTGTCGGCGGCGATGCCATGCTTTTATTCAGAAAGACTGTGATTGATCCTGAGCCGTTGGAAATTAAAGCATGTGATCTGGACAGAGCGCTTGGGTTGTTCAGTACATTTGTTGATAAAGCTGAAGAGGAATTTTGGTTGCTAGACAAGGAGGGGGTTGTTCTTGATGCAAACAGCGTTGTGCTTAATAGGGAACGGGATGAAGAATTTGAAGGGACGCATGAAAAGCTGGTAAATAATGTTCTACTTTACGCATTGCAGCCGGGAAATGCCGTTACTGAATCTATTAACACTGCTCGACGTACAGATCAGGTGGTCACCAACGTTACAAGCGATGGTGAGTTACAATATTTCGGACTATCCGCGTACCCTGTGGTAAAACGTGATGGAACCGTACGCTCTGTTATTTTGACACGTAGAGATATCACCGAAAACTATTTCATGGTGCGTAACCTTCAGCAGACAGAAAAGCTGGCAGCAGTGGGGGAAATGTCTGCTTTTGTTGCTCATGAAATACGTAACCCCTTGTTCGCCATAGGCGGCTTTGCAAATGCCCTGCTAAAACAGAATCATTTAGAAGGTGGCGATAGAAAGAAAATAGAAATAATCTTCAATGAGTCTAAACGACTTGAGAAAATTCTTAAGATTATTCTTAACTTTGCACGTCCGGCGCATGGCTCGGATGGTGAGGTTGATGTCAATGAAGTTATTATGGAAGCACTCGGTTTGCTACGACTTAAATTTGAAGCGCAGGGTGGCATAGTTATTAGCAACTTGAGTGAAAAGGTTGCAAAAGTCCGTGGTAACCCAGACCAAGTTAAGCAGTGTGTCATCAATGGGATTAAAAATGGATTTGAAGCAATGCCCCATGGCGGCACATTGAAGGTGGAAACAACTCTCAGTGCAGACAACTGGGTAATAGTGCGAATTATCGATTCCGGTGAGGGGATTCCGGATGATGTTCGTGAGCATATCTTTAATCCGTTTTTCAGTACAAAAAGTGGTGGTACTGGTCTTGGGTTGGCTATGACGAAAAAAATTATCGAAGATATGGGTGGCAAGGTGAAGTTACGCAGTAAACCATACAAAGGAACGATGCTGGCTTTTTATTTGCCACCGATTTCTCTAAATCCACCAAAGCCTCCTAAACAAGAAACAAAGGGCAGCGAAGATGATACGGGGAATGTGGGATTTTTCGGTGGGCCGGCTGAATATATTCCATAG
- the rimO gene encoding 30S ribosomal protein S12 methylthiotransferase RimO has product MINIYSISLGCPKNRVDSEWLLGAVSEQVTPVEAPEEADLVLINTCGFIQPAIEESVQTILQAVADVEHMAAGKRPLIAVVGCLVGRFGENDLASEIPEVDLWLTNTQMDEWPEMIAKAMKLPLIKDPLRIISTGPSYAYLKISDGCNHKCAFCTIPSIRGDLRTTPAETVVRDAKHALDHGVKELIFVAQDVTAYGRELGLKHGLRELLDKILPLDGLERLRLMYLYPAGLSTEFLKYLRDAGKPFVPYFDVPIQHAHPDVLSRMGRPFARNPREVIDRIRDVFPEAAIRTSLIVGYPGETEEQWEYLRDFIIETRFHHLGIFSYQAEEGTPAAAMENQIDDVEKEWRRDALMEIQGDISEDILEQYEGQRMDILVDSEHDEWPGLHVGRTWFQAPEVDGITYVSGPGVEPGNMVEAEIVETRDYDLVALA; this is encoded by the coding sequence ATGATAAATATTTATTCCATCAGCCTTGGCTGTCCGAAAAACAGAGTCGACAGCGAATGGCTTTTAGGTGCTGTGAGTGAACAAGTTACGCCGGTTGAAGCACCTGAAGAAGCAGACCTTGTTTTAATTAACACCTGTGGCTTTATTCAGCCTGCCATTGAAGAATCCGTTCAGACTATCCTTCAAGCTGTTGCCGATGTTGAACACATGGCAGCAGGCAAACGCCCGCTGATTGCTGTTGTCGGCTGTCTTGTAGGTCGCTTTGGTGAAAACGACCTTGCTTCTGAAATTCCTGAAGTTGATCTGTGGTTGACCAATACACAAATGGACGAATGGCCGGAAATGATTGCTAAGGCAATGAAACTTCCGCTCATTAAAGACCCATTGCGTATTATCTCAACTGGTCCATCGTATGCATATTTAAAAATCAGTGACGGCTGTAACCACAAATGTGCATTCTGTACTATACCGTCTATCCGCGGAGACTTACGTACAACTCCTGCCGAGACAGTCGTCCGTGATGCGAAACATGCACTGGATCACGGTGTAAAAGAGCTGATTTTTGTCGCACAGGATGTTACAGCATACGGAAGAGAACTGGGGCTCAAGCACGGTTTGCGGGAACTTCTGGATAAAATTTTACCGCTTGATGGACTTGAGCGATTACGCCTCATGTATTTGTACCCTGCTGGACTTTCCACAGAGTTTCTCAAATATCTCCGCGATGCCGGTAAACCTTTTGTGCCGTACTTTGATGTACCTATTCAGCATGCTCATCCTGATGTTCTTTCCAGAATGGGACGCCCGTTTGCCCGCAATCCGCGAGAAGTTATTGACCGCATACGGGACGTGTTTCCGGAAGCTGCCATTCGTACCAGTCTTATAGTCGGCTATCCTGGTGAAACAGAGGAACAGTGGGAATACCTGCGAGATTTCATCATTGAGACCCGTTTCCATCACCTCGGTATTTTCTCATATCAGGCTGAAGAAGGCACTCCTGCGGCAGCTATGGAAAATCAGATTGATGATGTAGAAAAAGAGTGGCGACGCGATGCGCTTATGGAAATCCAAGGCGACATCAGCGAGGATATTTTAGAGCAATATGAAGGGCAGCGAATGGACATTCTTGTCGACAGCGAACACGACGAATGGCCGGGTCTGCACGTTGGGCGCACTTGGTTCCAAGCACCGGAAGTGGACGGCATTACCTATGTAAGTGGTCCGGGTGTTGAACCTGGAAACATGGTCGAAGCAGAAATCGTAGAAACACGCGATTATGACCTTGTCGCCCTTGCATAA
- a CDS encoding 30S ribosomal protein S1 → METMENNSLEAEMSFEAALEDYLSSDFGELDEGSIVKGEIVRVDNDYVLVDVNFKSEGQIPASEFADADGAVSVGVGDKVDVFVVRKNEMEGTITLSFEKAKRMQMFDQLEEVQEKNSVVTGRIVRRIKGGYTVDLGGIEAFLPGSHVDLRPVPDMDALVNEEFEFRVLKINRRRSNVIVSRRVLLEEERDSKRQDLLLTLDEGQIVTGKAKNITEYGVFVDLGGLDGLLHITDMSWKRIRHPKELVQLGQELELKILSFDKENQKVSLGLKQLVEDPWQDITAKFPEGQRLSGKVTNLVDYGAFVELEPGVEGLVHISEMSWTRKLRHPSQMVRVGDEVEVVILGVDEDKKRISLGMKQVKPNPWEIVAEKYPEGTILEGVIKNITEFGMFIGIEDGIDGLIHVSDISWTKKIRHPNELFQVGDTVQAKVLTVDQGSEKFTLGVKQLSEDPWSKVPSNYPNGTIVEGVVTNITDFGLFVEVEEGIEGLVHVSEISQKKVKSPSEMFKEGVTIKAKVIHVSAEERRLGLSIKQLQEQEDRKKPREFRSGGSDGGQQTLGDIFKQLEDAGE, encoded by the coding sequence ATGGAAACCATGGAAAATAACTCACTCGAAGCTGAAATGAGCTTTGAGGCTGCTCTTGAAGATTACCTTAGCTCCGATTTTGGTGAGCTTGATGAAGGTTCAATCGTTAAGGGCGAAATCGTTCGCGTGGACAATGACTACGTTCTCGTTGACGTAAACTTTAAGTCAGAAGGTCAGATCCCTGCTTCCGAGTTTGCAGATGCAGACGGCGCAGTAAGCGTTGGCGTAGGGGACAAGGTGGATGTTTTCGTTGTTCGCAAGAACGAAATGGAAGGCACCATCACCCTGTCCTTTGAAAAAGCAAAACGCATGCAGATGTTCGACCAGCTCGAAGAAGTTCAGGAAAAGAACTCCGTCGTTACTGGCCGCATCGTTCGTCGTATCAAAGGTGGCTACACAGTCGACCTCGGTGGCATTGAAGCATTCCTTCCTGGCTCCCACGTTGATCTGCGCCCAGTGCCAGACATGGACGCACTCGTGAACGAAGAGTTTGAATTCCGTGTACTGAAGATCAATCGTCGTCGTAGCAACGTTATCGTTTCTCGCCGTGTACTTCTCGAAGAAGAACGCGATTCCAAACGTCAGGACCTTCTCCTCACTCTTGATGAGGGTCAGATTGTTACTGGTAAAGCGAAAAACATCACCGAATACGGTGTATTCGTTGACCTCGGCGGTCTCGATGGTCTCTTGCATATCACTGATATGTCCTGGAAACGTATCCGCCATCCAAAAGAGCTGGTACAGCTTGGTCAGGAACTCGAGCTTAAAATTCTCAGCTTCGACAAAGAGAACCAGAAAGTATCTCTTGGTCTCAAACAGCTTGTTGAAGATCCTTGGCAGGACATCACTGCTAAATTCCCTGAAGGTCAGCGTCTCAGCGGCAAGGTTACTAACCTCGTTGATTACGGTGCATTCGTGGAACTCGAGCCAGGCGTTGAAGGTCTCGTACACATTTCCGAAATGTCATGGACCCGTAAACTCCGTCACCCATCCCAGATGGTACGTGTAGGCGACGAAGTTGAAGTTGTTATCCTCGGCGTAGACGAAGATAAAAAACGCATCTCCCTCGGCATGAAACAAGTTAAGCCGAACCCATGGGAAATCGTTGCTGAAAAATACCCTGAAGGTACTATCCTTGAAGGTGTTATCAAGAACATCACCGAATTCGGTATGTTCATCGGTATCGAAGATGGCATTGACGGCCTGATTCACGTATCCGACATTTCTTGGACCAAAAAGATCCGTCACCCTAACGAACTCTTCCAGGTTGGCGACACTGTACAGGCAAAAGTTCTTACAGTAGATCAGGGCAGCGAAAAATTCACCCTCGGTGTTAAACAGCTTTCCGAAGATCCATGGTCTAAAGTTCCTTCCAACTACCCTAACGGTACCATCGTTGAAGGTGTTGTAACTAACATCACTGACTTCGGTCTCTTCGTTGAAGTAGAAGAAGGCATTGAAGGTCTCGTTCACGTTTCTGAAATCTCTCAGAAAAAAGTGAAATCTCCTTCTGAAATGTTCAAAGAAGGCGTAACTATCAAAGCTAAAGTTATCCACGTTAGCGCTGAAGAACGTCGTCTCGGACTTTCCATCAAGCAACTTCAAGAACAAGAAGATCGCAAAAAGCCTCGTGAATTCCGTTCCGGCGGTTCCGATGGTGGTCAGCAGACCCTCGGCGATATCTTCAAGCAGCTTGAGGATGCAGGCGAATAA
- the sppA gene encoding signal peptide peptidase SppA yields the protein MQANKPKFSQKHPLLFGIMLIIAAVALFAGATAALRVTKGNDMPYFTQEKFGVINVNGFIADSRKVSDWACTLRNDDSIKGVVVRINSPGGGVAASQEMYYAIKRLAKVKPVVVSMGTVAASGGYYIAAAGHKIIANPATLTGSIGVKMELPNFKGLMQKIGVSYLSLTSGKLKAAGSPFQTMTKEERDYLQAIIMDMYNQFIDVIVEGRQMEREKILPYADGRAMTGQQAFKLGFVDMLGDRETAYMELAKLCDLDQPLPLEEGPKKEQSLLKELLSSVLDLAPVNTVREQNSIQLLYN from the coding sequence ATGCAGGCGAATAAGCCTAAGTTCTCGCAGAAGCATCCGCTTCTGTTTGGCATAATGCTAATTATTGCCGCAGTAGCCCTGTTCGCAGGCGCTACTGCGGCTTTACGCGTTACGAAAGGCAATGACATGCCGTACTTCACGCAGGAAAAATTCGGCGTGATTAATGTTAACGGCTTTATTGCAGATTCACGCAAAGTTTCCGACTGGGCATGCACCCTCCGTAATGATGATTCCATCAAAGGTGTCGTTGTACGCATCAACTCACCGGGTGGCGGTGTCGCAGCTTCACAGGAAATGTATTACGCTATCAAACGCCTTGCTAAAGTTAAGCCGGTTGTCGTTTCTATGGGCACAGTGGCAGCTTCCGGCGGGTACTACATAGCAGCAGCCGGACACAAAATTATTGCAAATCCGGCTACCCTCACCGGCTCTATCGGTGTAAAGATGGAGCTTCCCAATTTCAAAGGGCTGATGCAAAAAATCGGCGTTTCCTATCTCTCACTTACAAGCGGCAAACTTAAAGCAGCCGGTAGTCCTTTCCAGACAATGACCAAGGAAGAACGAGATTACCTGCAAGCTATTATTATGGATATGTACAACCAGTTCATTGATGTAATAGTAGAAGGTCGCCAAATGGAACGCGAAAAGATTTTGCCATATGCTGATGGTCGCGCCATGACAGGGCAACAAGCCTTCAAGCTTGGTTTTGTTGATATGCTGGGTGACAGAGAAACAGCGTATATGGAACTGGCAAAACTTTGTGACCTTGACCAGCCCCTCCCACTTGAAGAAGGTCCTAAAAAAGAACAAAGCCTTCTGAAAGAACTGCTCTCCTCTGTTCTCGACCTTGCACCAGTTAACACCGTGCGGGAACAGAACTCTATCCAGCTTCTGTATAATTAA
- the malQ gene encoding 4-alpha-glucanotransferase, with translation MNIRSSGVLLHITSLPSRFGIGDLGPAAYDFADFLRSHGQLYWQFLPTTPTTEIMGNSPYASWSAFAGNPLFISPEMMVEDGIITWEEVRDAPQGHEGHVNYGAVEIYKAHLLRLAYARKQKSLNTCPRFAVFKENHAHWLRDYARFVTIMDEYPGKIWSQWPDPLKYRERDALIQWDHAHRDAIEYEEYVQYIFFSQWRRLRLYCNRNGLNLIGDIPIYVTHHSADVWTSPHLFKLDGNGEPTHVGGVPPDYFSATGQRWGNPVFNWDAMRHENFEWWVRRMRHNIALVDKIRLDHFRGFAGYWEIPASETTAINGRWIDAPGMELFRIFTLRLGILPIIAEDLGVITADVRELKQQFSLPGMKILQFGFGGDLTQNPDTPFHHEPHCVLYTGTHDNSTVKGWYATEAGDQGRNNLHEFVGQCTDIDNVHITFLRLAMQSVANTVIFPVQDIIGLDNAARMNTPSTANGNWEWRMTKDQQHHPMFRKLSQLTGLFGRWT, from the coding sequence ATGAATATTCGCTCCAGCGGCGTACTCTTACATATTACCTCACTTCCTTCGCGGTTCGGCATTGGTGACCTAGGTCCTGCTGCGTATGATTTTGCGGACTTTCTCCGATCTCACGGACAACTTTACTGGCAATTTCTGCCAACAACTCCCACCACAGAAATAATGGGGAATTCCCCGTATGCCAGCTGGTCTGCATTTGCAGGTAACCCGCTGTTTATCAGTCCTGAAATGATGGTCGAAGATGGTATCATCACATGGGAAGAAGTACGAGACGCTCCGCAGGGACATGAAGGGCATGTTAACTACGGCGCAGTGGAAATCTACAAAGCTCACCTTCTGCGGCTTGCCTATGCACGAAAACAAAAATCACTCAACACCTGCCCACGATTCGCAGTTTTCAAAGAAAACCATGCTCACTGGCTGCGGGACTATGCACGCTTCGTTACCATCATGGATGAATATCCGGGGAAAATCTGGAGCCAATGGCCTGATCCCCTAAAATACCGTGAAAGAGATGCGCTTATCCAATGGGATCATGCCCATCGAGATGCCATTGAGTACGAAGAGTACGTTCAATATATTTTCTTCTCACAGTGGCGCAGGCTGCGTTTATACTGCAATAGAAACGGGTTGAACCTCATTGGCGATATTCCGATCTATGTTACCCACCACAGCGCAGATGTGTGGACATCTCCACATTTATTTAAATTGGATGGCAACGGTGAGCCTACGCATGTTGGTGGAGTTCCACCGGACTATTTCAGTGCCACAGGGCAACGTTGGGGAAATCCTGTCTTTAATTGGGACGCCATGCGGCATGAAAACTTCGAGTGGTGGGTACGGCGCATGCGTCATAATATCGCGCTCGTAGATAAAATTAGGCTCGATCACTTCCGTGGCTTTGCTGGCTATTGGGAAATCCCTGCATCAGAGACAACTGCCATCAACGGACGCTGGATTGATGCACCGGGAATGGAACTGTTTAGGATTTTCACCCTCCGCCTAGGCATACTGCCTATCATTGCCGAGGACTTAGGAGTAATCACGGCAGATGTACGCGAACTCAAGCAACAATTCAGTTTACCGGGTATGAAAATACTACAATTCGGATTCGGCGGTGACCTTACCCAAAACCCTGATACACCATTCCACCATGAGCCTCATTGTGTGCTCTATACAGGCACACATGACAACTCGACGGTAAAAGGTTGGTACGCAACCGAAGCTGGAGACCAAGGTCGAAATAATCTGCACGAGTTTGTTGGACAATGTACAGACATCGACAATGTCCACATCACGTTTTTACGCCTCGCCATGCAGAGTGTTGCCAACACCGTTATATTCCCCGTTCAGGACATTATCGGTCTGGACAATGCAGCTAGGATGAACACACCATCAACGGCAAATGGCAATTGGGAGTGGCGTATGACCAAAGACCAACAGCACCACCCTATGTTCAGAAAACTATCACAGCTTACAGGATTATTTGGACGCTGGACATAA
- a CDS encoding 6-phosphofructo-2-kinase/fructose-2,6-bisphosphatase, whose amino-acid sequence MHKLYIGMVGLPARGKTTVAAKILDGLSKEGIRTEIFNNGDIRREQIGAKSSEPDFYCPTNQAGRAAREEIAVTNMNRATDFLQNGGNVAILDATNVSRHRRLIIERLAIYPILWIECINNDEELVEASIVRKTKLPEFAKLSEEQACMSFKERIKYYEHIYSPLLDEKMWVVIDSLHNLILNENVPSGVPFYANIRDILVSDWVRNLYLARHGQTEYNVMDRIGGDSSLTKLGHKQASCLGEYFKGNEINYVFTSMKRRSKQTAQYVVDQMKNCTVIPLPEFDEIDAGVCEDMMYSEIKEQYPDIARDRSYDKYGYIYPKGEGYITLKERVDRGLQKALFLSGNAERVLIVGHQAINRMILSHFLFRRQADVPYILVPQNSLFHIISTQQKKLFELVKFMDVDLGN is encoded by the coding sequence ATGCATAAGCTTTATATTGGGATGGTAGGTCTGCCTGCACGCGGTAAAACAACTGTCGCTGCTAAAATCCTTGATGGTCTTTCCAAAGAAGGAATCCGCACAGAAATTTTTAATAACGGAGATATCCGCCGCGAACAAATCGGCGCAAAATCTTCCGAACCTGATTTTTATTGTCCAACAAATCAGGCAGGGCGCGCTGCCCGCGAAGAAATCGCCGTCACCAATATGAACCGTGCCACAGATTTTTTACAGAACGGTGGTAACGTAGCTATTCTGGATGCAACCAACGTCAGCAGGCATCGCCGCCTTATTATTGAGCGACTGGCGATCTACCCTATTCTCTGGATTGAGTGCATCAACAACGACGAAGAGCTGGTGGAAGCATCCATTGTACGAAAAACAAAACTTCCTGAATTTGCTAAGCTTTCAGAAGAACAAGCCTGCATGAGCTTTAAAGAGCGCATTAAGTATTACGAGCATATTTACTCACCGCTGCTTGATGAGAAAATGTGGGTTGTTATAGACTCTCTGCACAACCTTATCCTCAATGAAAACGTTCCAAGCGGAGTGCCTTTCTACGCAAACATCCGTGATATTTTGGTATCGGACTGGGTTCGCAACTTGTATCTCGCCCGTCACGGTCAAACAGAATACAACGTAATGGATCGAATAGGTGGTGATTCTTCCCTGACAAAACTTGGTCACAAGCAGGCAAGCTGCCTTGGCGAATACTTTAAGGGAAATGAAATTAATTACGTATTTACAAGCATGAAGCGGCGTTCAAAACAGACCGCACAATACGTGGTTGACCAAATGAAGAATTGCACCGTAATCCCGCTTCCTGAATTCGACGAAATTGATGCGGGAGTATGCGAAGACATGATGTATTCAGAAATTAAGGAACAATATCCAGATATTGCGCGTGATCGCTCCTATGACAAATACGGGTATATTTATCCCAAAGGTGAAGGATATATTACGCTCAAAGAGCGGGTAGACCGTGGTTTACAGAAAGCCCTGTTCCTTTCCGGCAATGCAGAACGTGTCCTCATTGTAGGACACCAAGCCATTAACCGCATGATTCTGTCCCACTTCCTGTTCCGAAGGCAAGCAGATGTACCCTATATTCTGGTGCCGCAAAATTCGCTGTTCCACATCATCTCCACACAGCAAAAGAAACTATTTGAACTTGTTAAGTTCATGGATGTAGATTTAGGCAACTAA